From Nerophis ophidion isolate RoL-2023_Sa linkage group LG15, RoL_Noph_v1.0, whole genome shotgun sequence, one genomic window encodes:
- the LOC133569403 gene encoding poly(U)-binding-splicing factor PUF60 isoform X3 — protein sequence MTMENGQGAGTKLGLPPLTPEQQEALQKAKKYAMEQSIKSVLVKQTIAHQQQQLTNLQVAAQRQRALAIMCRVYVGSIYYELGEDTIRQAFAPFGPIKSIDMSWDSVTMKHKGFAFVEYDVPEAAQLALEQMNSVMLGGRNIKVGRPSNIGQAQPIIDQLAEEARAFNRIYVASVHPDLSDDDIKSVFEAFGRIKSCTLARDPTSGRHRGFGFIEYEKPQSAVDAVSSMNLFDLGGQYLRVGKAVTPPMPLLTPTTPGGLPPAAAVAAAAATAKITAQASMNPFQRDLMAFQEAVAGASVLGALAAPQLLSQQMGIPQAVMAAQAPGVITGVTPVRPPIPVLPQVGLVNPVLASPPVLSSQAGAALLQAKKEEKEETLQDATGQEMLSDQEHMSISGSSARHMVMQKLLRKSESTVMVLRNMVGPEDIDDDLEGEVTEECGKFGSVNKVIIYQEKQGEEEDAEIIVKIFVEFSMASEMNKAIHALNDRWFGGRKVVAEVYDQDRFNGSDYSA from the exons ATGACGATGGAGAATGGACAGGGGGCAGGCACCAAGCTTGGCCTGCCGCCACTCACCCCGGAACAGCAAGAGGCGCTGCAGAAG GCAAAGAAGTATGCCATGGAACAGAGCATTAAGAGTGTATTGGTGAAGCAGACCATTGCCCATCAGCAACAGCAGCTCACCAATCTGCAG GTGGCAGCTCAGCGGCAACGTGCTCTAGCCATCATGTGTCGGGTGTATGTGGGCTCCATTTACTATGAGCTTGGCGAGGACACCATCAGACAGGCCTTTGCTCCCTTCGGCCCAATCAAGAGCATTGACATGTCTTGGGATTCTGTAACAATGAAGCACAAG GGTTTTGCCTTTGTGGAGTATGACGTACCAGAAGCTGCTCAGCTGGCTCTCGAGCAGATGAACTCCGTCATGTTGGGTGGGCGAAACATTAAG GTTGGGCGGCCAAGTAACATCGGTCAGGCGCAACCCATCATTGACCAGCTGGCAGAGGAAGCGCGCGCTTTTAACCGCATCTACGTGGCCTCGGTGCATCCTGACCTGTCAGATGATGACATCAAAAGTGTGTTTGAGGCTTTTGGGAGGATCAAATCTTGTACATTAGCCAGGGACCCCACTTCAGGACGACACAGGGGCTTTGGCTTCATTG AGTATGAAAAGCCACAGTCGGCCGTTGATGCTGTGTCTTCTATGAACCTCTTTGACCTGGGGGGTCAATACCTACGGGTGGGCAAAGCAGTGACCCCTCCTATGCCCCTCCTAACTCCCACAACCCCTGGTGGTCTGCCTCCTGCAGCGGCTGTGGCCGCCGCGGCAGCCACTGCCAAGATAACGGCCCAGGCAAGTATGAATCCCTTCCAAAGGGATTTAATGGCCTTCCAg GAGGCTGTAGCTGGCGCATCAGTCCTGGGGGCGTTAGCGGCGCCCCAGCTTCTTAGTCAGCAAATGGGAATACCGCAGGCTGTTATGGCTGCGCAGGCACCCGGGGTTATCACAG GTGTGACTCCGGTGCGTCCCCCAATACCAGTACTTCCCCAGGTGGGCCTGGTGAACCCTGTGCTTGCATCGCCTCCAGTTCTGTCTAGTCAAGCCGGGGCTGCCCTCTTACAAGCAAagaaggaagagaaagaggagacGCTACAGGATGCTACAGGACAGGAGATGTTGAGTGATCAAGAGCACATGAGCATCTCGGGCAGCAGTGCCAGACACATGGTCATGCAGAAGCTGCTTAGAAAATCAGAG TCCACAGTGATGGTTCTTCGAAATATGGTTGGACCAGAAGACATTGACGATGACTTGGAAGGTGAGGTGACAGAAGAGTGTGGCAAGTTTGGCTCCGTCAACAAAGTCATCATCTATCAGGAAAAGCAAGGAGAAGAGGAGGATGCCGAGATCATTGTCAAGATATTTGTAGAGTTTTCCATGGCATCAGAAATGAACAAAGCTATTCATGCCCTTAACGACCGCTGGTTTGGTGGTCGCAAAGTGGTGGCTGAGGTGTATGACCAAGACCGGTTCAACGGCAGTGATTATTCTGCATGA
- the LOC133569403 gene encoding poly(U)-binding-splicing factor PUF60 isoform X2 — protein MTMENGQGAGTKLGLPPLTPEQQEALQKAKKYAMEQSIKSVLVKQTIAHQQQQLTNLQMAAVTMGFGDPLSPLQSVAAQRQRALAIMCRVYVGSIYYELGEDTIRQAFAPFGPIKSIDMSWDSVTMKHKGFAFVEYDVPEAAQLALEQMNSVMLGGRNIKVGRPSNIGQAQPIIDQLAEEARAFNRIYVASVHPDLSDDDIKSVFEAFGRIKSCTLARDPTSGRHRGFGFIEYEKPQSAVDAVSSMNLFDLGGQYLRVGKAVTPPMPLLTPTTPGGLPPAAAVAAAAATAKITAQEAVAGASVLGALAAPQLLSQQMGIPQAVMAAQAPGVITGVTPVRPPIPVLPQVGLVNPVLASPPVLSSQAGAALLQAKKEEKEETLQDATGQEMLSDQEHMSISGSSARHMVMQKLLRKSESTVMVLRNMVGPEDIDDDLEGEVTEECGKFGSVNKVIIYQEKQGEEEDAEIIVKIFVEFSMASEMNKAIHALNDRWFGGRKVVAEVYDQDRFNGSDYSA, from the exons ATGACGATGGAGAATGGACAGGGGGCAGGCACCAAGCTTGGCCTGCCGCCACTCACCCCGGAACAGCAAGAGGCGCTGCAGAAG GCAAAGAAGTATGCCATGGAACAGAGCATTAAGAGTGTATTGGTGAAGCAGACCATTGCCCATCAGCAACAGCAGCTCACCAATCTGCAG ATGGCAGCAGTGACTATGGGCTTTGGAGATCCTCTCTCACCTTTACAATCG GTGGCAGCTCAGCGGCAACGTGCTCTAGCCATCATGTGTCGGGTGTATGTGGGCTCCATTTACTATGAGCTTGGCGAGGACACCATCAGACAGGCCTTTGCTCCCTTCGGCCCAATCAAGAGCATTGACATGTCTTGGGATTCTGTAACAATGAAGCACAAG GGTTTTGCCTTTGTGGAGTATGACGTACCAGAAGCTGCTCAGCTGGCTCTCGAGCAGATGAACTCCGTCATGTTGGGTGGGCGAAACATTAAG GTTGGGCGGCCAAGTAACATCGGTCAGGCGCAACCCATCATTGACCAGCTGGCAGAGGAAGCGCGCGCTTTTAACCGCATCTACGTGGCCTCGGTGCATCCTGACCTGTCAGATGATGACATCAAAAGTGTGTTTGAGGCTTTTGGGAGGATCAAATCTTGTACATTAGCCAGGGACCCCACTTCAGGACGACACAGGGGCTTTGGCTTCATTG AGTATGAAAAGCCACAGTCGGCCGTTGATGCTGTGTCTTCTATGAACCTCTTTGACCTGGGGGGTCAATACCTACGGGTGGGCAAAGCAGTGACCCCTCCTATGCCCCTCCTAACTCCCACAACCCCTGGTGGTCTGCCTCCTGCAGCGGCTGTGGCCGCCGCGGCAGCCACTGCCAAGATAACGGCCCAG GAGGCTGTAGCTGGCGCATCAGTCCTGGGGGCGTTAGCGGCGCCCCAGCTTCTTAGTCAGCAAATGGGAATACCGCAGGCTGTTATGGCTGCGCAGGCACCCGGGGTTATCACAG GTGTGACTCCGGTGCGTCCCCCAATACCAGTACTTCCCCAGGTGGGCCTGGTGAACCCTGTGCTTGCATCGCCTCCAGTTCTGTCTAGTCAAGCCGGGGCTGCCCTCTTACAAGCAAagaaggaagagaaagaggagacGCTACAGGATGCTACAGGACAGGAGATGTTGAGTGATCAAGAGCACATGAGCATCTCGGGCAGCAGTGCCAGACACATGGTCATGCAGAAGCTGCTTAGAAAATCAGAG TCCACAGTGATGGTTCTTCGAAATATGGTTGGACCAGAAGACATTGACGATGACTTGGAAGGTGAGGTGACAGAAGAGTGTGGCAAGTTTGGCTCCGTCAACAAAGTCATCATCTATCAGGAAAAGCAAGGAGAAGAGGAGGATGCCGAGATCATTGTCAAGATATTTGTAGAGTTTTCCATGGCATCAGAAATGAACAAAGCTATTCATGCCCTTAACGACCGCTGGTTTGGTGGTCGCAAAGTGGTGGCTGAGGTGTATGACCAAGACCGGTTCAACGGCAGTGATTATTCTGCATGA
- the LOC133569403 gene encoding poly(U)-binding-splicing factor PUF60 isoform X4, with the protein MTMENGQGAGTKLGLPPLTPEQQEALQKAKKYAMEQSIKSVLVKQTIAHQQQQLTNLQVAAQRQRALAIMCRVYVGSIYYELGEDTIRQAFAPFGPIKSIDMSWDSVTMKHKGFAFVEYDVPEAAQLALEQMNSVMLGGRNIKVGRPSNIGQAQPIIDQLAEEARAFNRIYVASVHPDLSDDDIKSVFEAFGRIKSCTLARDPTSGRHRGFGFIEYEKPQSAVDAVSSMNLFDLGGQYLRVGKAVTPPMPLLTPTTPGGLPPAAAVAAAAATAKITAQEAVAGASVLGALAAPQLLSQQMGIPQAVMAAQAPGVITGVTPVRPPIPVLPQVGLVNPVLASPPVLSSQAGAALLQAKKEEKEETLQDATGQEMLSDQEHMSISGSSARHMVMQKLLRKSESTVMVLRNMVGPEDIDDDLEGEVTEECGKFGSVNKVIIYQEKQGEEEDAEIIVKIFVEFSMASEMNKAIHALNDRWFGGRKVVAEVYDQDRFNGSDYSA; encoded by the exons ATGACGATGGAGAATGGACAGGGGGCAGGCACCAAGCTTGGCCTGCCGCCACTCACCCCGGAACAGCAAGAGGCGCTGCAGAAG GCAAAGAAGTATGCCATGGAACAGAGCATTAAGAGTGTATTGGTGAAGCAGACCATTGCCCATCAGCAACAGCAGCTCACCAATCTGCAG GTGGCAGCTCAGCGGCAACGTGCTCTAGCCATCATGTGTCGGGTGTATGTGGGCTCCATTTACTATGAGCTTGGCGAGGACACCATCAGACAGGCCTTTGCTCCCTTCGGCCCAATCAAGAGCATTGACATGTCTTGGGATTCTGTAACAATGAAGCACAAG GGTTTTGCCTTTGTGGAGTATGACGTACCAGAAGCTGCTCAGCTGGCTCTCGAGCAGATGAACTCCGTCATGTTGGGTGGGCGAAACATTAAG GTTGGGCGGCCAAGTAACATCGGTCAGGCGCAACCCATCATTGACCAGCTGGCAGAGGAAGCGCGCGCTTTTAACCGCATCTACGTGGCCTCGGTGCATCCTGACCTGTCAGATGATGACATCAAAAGTGTGTTTGAGGCTTTTGGGAGGATCAAATCTTGTACATTAGCCAGGGACCCCACTTCAGGACGACACAGGGGCTTTGGCTTCATTG AGTATGAAAAGCCACAGTCGGCCGTTGATGCTGTGTCTTCTATGAACCTCTTTGACCTGGGGGGTCAATACCTACGGGTGGGCAAAGCAGTGACCCCTCCTATGCCCCTCCTAACTCCCACAACCCCTGGTGGTCTGCCTCCTGCAGCGGCTGTGGCCGCCGCGGCAGCCACTGCCAAGATAACGGCCCAG GAGGCTGTAGCTGGCGCATCAGTCCTGGGGGCGTTAGCGGCGCCCCAGCTTCTTAGTCAGCAAATGGGAATACCGCAGGCTGTTATGGCTGCGCAGGCACCCGGGGTTATCACAG GTGTGACTCCGGTGCGTCCCCCAATACCAGTACTTCCCCAGGTGGGCCTGGTGAACCCTGTGCTTGCATCGCCTCCAGTTCTGTCTAGTCAAGCCGGGGCTGCCCTCTTACAAGCAAagaaggaagagaaagaggagacGCTACAGGATGCTACAGGACAGGAGATGTTGAGTGATCAAGAGCACATGAGCATCTCGGGCAGCAGTGCCAGACACATGGTCATGCAGAAGCTGCTTAGAAAATCAGAG TCCACAGTGATGGTTCTTCGAAATATGGTTGGACCAGAAGACATTGACGATGACTTGGAAGGTGAGGTGACAGAAGAGTGTGGCAAGTTTGGCTCCGTCAACAAAGTCATCATCTATCAGGAAAAGCAAGGAGAAGAGGAGGATGCCGAGATCATTGTCAAGATATTTGTAGAGTTTTCCATGGCATCAGAAATGAACAAAGCTATTCATGCCCTTAACGACCGCTGGTTTGGTGGTCGCAAAGTGGTGGCTGAGGTGTATGACCAAGACCGGTTCAACGGCAGTGATTATTCTGCATGA
- the LOC133569403 gene encoding poly(U)-binding-splicing factor PUF60 isoform X1: MTMENGQGAGTKLGLPPLTPEQQEALQKAKKYAMEQSIKSVLVKQTIAHQQQQLTNLQMAAVTMGFGDPLSPLQSVAAQRQRALAIMCRVYVGSIYYELGEDTIRQAFAPFGPIKSIDMSWDSVTMKHKGFAFVEYDVPEAAQLALEQMNSVMLGGRNIKVGRPSNIGQAQPIIDQLAEEARAFNRIYVASVHPDLSDDDIKSVFEAFGRIKSCTLARDPTSGRHRGFGFIEYEKPQSAVDAVSSMNLFDLGGQYLRVGKAVTPPMPLLTPTTPGGLPPAAAVAAAAATAKITAQASMNPFQRDLMAFQEAVAGASVLGALAAPQLLSQQMGIPQAVMAAQAPGVITGVTPVRPPIPVLPQVGLVNPVLASPPVLSSQAGAALLQAKKEEKEETLQDATGQEMLSDQEHMSISGSSARHMVMQKLLRKSESTVMVLRNMVGPEDIDDDLEGEVTEECGKFGSVNKVIIYQEKQGEEEDAEIIVKIFVEFSMASEMNKAIHALNDRWFGGRKVVAEVYDQDRFNGSDYSA, from the exons ATGACGATGGAGAATGGACAGGGGGCAGGCACCAAGCTTGGCCTGCCGCCACTCACCCCGGAACAGCAAGAGGCGCTGCAGAAG GCAAAGAAGTATGCCATGGAACAGAGCATTAAGAGTGTATTGGTGAAGCAGACCATTGCCCATCAGCAACAGCAGCTCACCAATCTGCAG ATGGCAGCAGTGACTATGGGCTTTGGAGATCCTCTCTCACCTTTACAATCG GTGGCAGCTCAGCGGCAACGTGCTCTAGCCATCATGTGTCGGGTGTATGTGGGCTCCATTTACTATGAGCTTGGCGAGGACACCATCAGACAGGCCTTTGCTCCCTTCGGCCCAATCAAGAGCATTGACATGTCTTGGGATTCTGTAACAATGAAGCACAAG GGTTTTGCCTTTGTGGAGTATGACGTACCAGAAGCTGCTCAGCTGGCTCTCGAGCAGATGAACTCCGTCATGTTGGGTGGGCGAAACATTAAG GTTGGGCGGCCAAGTAACATCGGTCAGGCGCAACCCATCATTGACCAGCTGGCAGAGGAAGCGCGCGCTTTTAACCGCATCTACGTGGCCTCGGTGCATCCTGACCTGTCAGATGATGACATCAAAAGTGTGTTTGAGGCTTTTGGGAGGATCAAATCTTGTACATTAGCCAGGGACCCCACTTCAGGACGACACAGGGGCTTTGGCTTCATTG AGTATGAAAAGCCACAGTCGGCCGTTGATGCTGTGTCTTCTATGAACCTCTTTGACCTGGGGGGTCAATACCTACGGGTGGGCAAAGCAGTGACCCCTCCTATGCCCCTCCTAACTCCCACAACCCCTGGTGGTCTGCCTCCTGCAGCGGCTGTGGCCGCCGCGGCAGCCACTGCCAAGATAACGGCCCAGGCAAGTATGAATCCCTTCCAAAGGGATTTAATGGCCTTCCAg GAGGCTGTAGCTGGCGCATCAGTCCTGGGGGCGTTAGCGGCGCCCCAGCTTCTTAGTCAGCAAATGGGAATACCGCAGGCTGTTATGGCTGCGCAGGCACCCGGGGTTATCACAG GTGTGACTCCGGTGCGTCCCCCAATACCAGTACTTCCCCAGGTGGGCCTGGTGAACCCTGTGCTTGCATCGCCTCCAGTTCTGTCTAGTCAAGCCGGGGCTGCCCTCTTACAAGCAAagaaggaagagaaagaggagacGCTACAGGATGCTACAGGACAGGAGATGTTGAGTGATCAAGAGCACATGAGCATCTCGGGCAGCAGTGCCAGACACATGGTCATGCAGAAGCTGCTTAGAAAATCAGAG TCCACAGTGATGGTTCTTCGAAATATGGTTGGACCAGAAGACATTGACGATGACTTGGAAGGTGAGGTGACAGAAGAGTGTGGCAAGTTTGGCTCCGTCAACAAAGTCATCATCTATCAGGAAAAGCAAGGAGAAGAGGAGGATGCCGAGATCATTGTCAAGATATTTGTAGAGTTTTCCATGGCATCAGAAATGAACAAAGCTATTCATGCCCTTAACGACCGCTGGTTTGGTGGTCGCAAAGTGGTGGCTGAGGTGTATGACCAAGACCGGTTCAACGGCAGTGATTATTCTGCATGA